The Urbifossiella limnaea nucleotide sequence GGCGAGGGCGATGTCGCGCAGTTGAACCACCTTCGTGGCTGCCTGGGGTGGGACCGGGGCGGCGAGCGGCGCCGCTACCACGACCCCGACCGAGCGCACGACCGACTCGTCCTTGAACGTCGCTTCCAGCGCCGGCAGGAACTTCGGGTTGCCGGACTTGGCGACGTGCATGGCCGCCTGCGCCTTGTTGAGCGCGGTGACGCCTGCCGTCTGCAGCATCCGGGCGCCCAGGTCGGCGACCTCTGGCAGTTCCAGCGCCGTACCCACCGACAGCGCCTGCATCATGACCGTTGCGTCGTCGCGGCTGGCGACCCACTTGCCGGCGATGGTGCGGTACACCCGGGCCTCGCGGCCGCCGCCGTTCACCGCCGTGGCGAACCCGGGCATGGTGAACACGATCACGCTGCTCGTGGTCCGCGGGATGTGCTTCGAGGGGATCCGCGACTCGGCCAGCATCAGCGCCAGCAGTTCGACCACGGGCGGCTCCTGCACCTGGCCGGTGCGCGTGCCGGTGAGTCGCCGCTGGTAAATCTCCTGCTTCCGGGCGGCGATGCGGGCGCCGAGGTCTTGCGGCGCCAGGTCGGTCATCACCAACTCGCGGCCCACGGGATTGCTGACGATCTCGGCGAACACCGTCCGCGCCGCGGGGCCGCACCCGGCGGTGACCTGCAGGAACTCGCCCCAGCCCGGCAAGTCGTGCTCAAACTTTCCGGCCTCGTCGGCGACGAACACCGCGAGCCGGGCCTGAACGTCGTCGGCGCGGGCGCGCGGGTAGAGCGCCTGGCAGCGGGCGCGGACCTCGGCGCTGGCGTGCTTTGTGATCCCCTCGGCCAGCGCCGGCACGGCCCGGCGGCCCATCGCCGACAGTTCTTCTTGTGCCTTCTCGCGGTCGTCGAACCGCGGGCTGCCGAGCTTTTCGACGAGAGCCGCGGCCCGGGCCTGCTCGGCCGGCGGCACCGCGAGGTGCTTGGGGTCCGGATCGACCGGCGGGGCGGCGGGTGCGATGGCTGCGGTGAGGACGAGCCCGAGCATGAGTGGAGCCCCGGGGGAGGCGTACCGGTCGTACCTATTGTGACGCGCCGGCCCGCGGAGTTCCAGTGTCCTGTCGTCGTCATCGGCGCGGGCGTGGGAAAAACTTGCGTCAGCCGCCGAGATCGGGCCGTAGCAGCCGCTCGGGGCGCCCGGCCCGCGCCAGAATCGCCTCCGCGGCGAGATACCCGCTGCGGACGGCACCCTCCATCGTGGCCGGCCAGCCGGTGTCGGTCCAGTCGCCGGCCAGGGCGAGGTTCGGCACCGGTGTCGCCTGCGGCGGGCGCAACCGATCCACGCCGGGCACGGCGCTGAACGTCGCGGTGTGCTCCGTCACCACCTTCGAGCGCAGCAGCGTCGCCCGGGCCACCGAGGGGAACACGCGGGCGAGTTCCTCGCCGATTCGCGTCTGAATCTCGTCGCGGCCGAGCCCCTTGAGAGGCCGGGCGGCGCTCACCACGACTTGCAGGTAGAACTCGCCGGGAGCCACTTCGCCGCGGGAAAACACCCACTGGCCGAGGCAATCGACCAGCACCGCGTGCGGTAAGTCGAGCGGCGGCCGGTCGTACCACAGGTGCACGCTCGTGATCGGCGACGGGGCCAGTTCCTTCGCCCCGGCGAAGAACGGGTCGGCGGCCAGTTCCGGCGGCAGCAGGTCGGGCACGCGGTCGAACGGGGCGGCGAGCACGAACCAGTCGGCTTCGCGGCGCGAGCCGTCGCGCAGCTCGACGCCCGACACGGCCCCTGTCAGCCGCTTCACGCCACAGTTCTCCACCACCTCGACGCCGTATCGGTCGAGCCACGCCCGCAGTTCCGCGTCGTAGAACCGGCCGAGCGGCACCGCCGGGACGTGGACGGTGAAGCCGTCGCGGTGGCGGACGAACCCGTCGCGGAACACCTTGCGGGCGTACCGCAGGCCGACGCGGTCCACAGTCTCGTTCAGGGCGCTGACCAGCACCACGCCCCAGAAGCGGTCGATGGTGCGATCCGTCTGCCGGTGCGCCAGGAGCCACTCGCGCAGTGGCGGGTCGGCGTCCGGCCGTTCGCTCAGCAGCGCCAGCAGCCCCCACGCCACGCGCAGCTTCTCGACCGGCGTGAGGTAGTGCGCCCCGAGCAGAGCCCGCCCGAGGTGGAACGGCGCCGGCCACGGGTCGGCCTTGAACACGCTCCGCCGCCTGTCCGGCGTGACGAACGTGAGCCGCGGCTGCGGGGCGAGGAGGTGTTCGACGCCGATCGTGCGGCAGAAGTGCGTGAAGTTGGTGCAGCAGCCCATGCTGACGTGCTGGCAGGCGTCGACGAGTTGGCCCGTGGCGGGGTCGGTGAACGACCCGGCGCGGCCGCCGAGCCGCGGTCGCGCTTCGAGGACCGTGACGCGGAAGCCGCGGGGCGCAAGCCCGACCGCCGCCGCCAGCCCCGCCAGCCCGCCGCCGACCACAATCACACGCTCCAAGTCACACTCCGACGCCGCGGTTGGGCTACCGTTTTGCTCCATCCTACGTATAGTTCGGGTGGTTCGCTCCAGCGGGGAGACAGCCGTGGGTGGGTTGCGGATTCTCGTCGCGTCGTCCGAGGTGGCCGGGCTCGCCAAAACGGGCGGCCTCGCCGACGTGGCTGCGTCCCTTCCACGGGCACTGGCGGGCCGCGGGCATCAGGTCGCCGTCGTCATGCCGTACTACGCGGCCGTCCGCCGCACCGGCACGCCGGTCGAAAAGACCGGCATCGCCCTCCCCGTCCCCCTCGGCGGTCGCACCCTGGCCTGCCGGCTGCTGCGCACCCGGCTGCCGAACTCGGACGTACCCGTCTACCTGGTCGAGCACCCCCCGTTCTTCGAGCGCGACGACGGGCCCGGCCGCGGCCTGTACCAGCAAGGGATGCCCGGCGGCTACAAGGCCGACTACCCGGACAACGCCGAGCGGTTCACGTTCTTCAGCCGGGCCGTCCTCGAAGCCGTGCCGTTCCTCGGGTTCACACCCGACGTCATCCACGCCAACGACTGGCAGACCGGCCTCGTGCCCGTGTTCCTCAACGAGGCCTACCGCACGAAGCCCGCCTACAAGCACGTCCGCTCGCTGTTCACGATCCACAACATCGCCTATCAGGGCACGTTCGGGCCCGAGGTGATGAAGCTCACGGGCCTGCCCGGGTGGCTGCTCAACCCCGGACAGTTGGAGTTCCACGGCTACCTGAACTTCCTCAAGGCCGGCATTGTGTTCGCCGACGCGGTGAACACCGTGAGCCCGACCTACGCCCGCGAGATCACCACGCCCGACTTCGGCTGCGGGCTCGACGGGCTTCTCCGCGGCGTGAGTGGCAAGTTGAGCGGCATCGTTAACGGCTGCGACTACGCCGACTGGGACCCGGCCAACGACCGGCACATCGCGGCGAAGTACACCGCCGACACGGTGACCGCCGGGAAGGCGGCCTGCAAGGCGGACCTGCAGAAGCGGTTCAACTTGCCGCAGAAACCCGACGTGCCGGTACTCGGCATGGTCGCCCGACTCGTGAGTCAGAAGGGCGTCGATTTGGTGCTGAGTGCCGCGCCCGGGTTCCTCGACCTGGGCTGCCAGCTCGTATTCCTCGGCGACGGCGACCCGGAGTACCACGACGAGTTGAACGACTTCAAGGCACGCCACCCGGACAAGGTCGGCGTCTTCCTCGGCTTCAACGAGGGGCTGGCGCACGCGGTGGAGGCGGGCTCCGACTTGTTCCTCATGCCGAGCCGCTACGAGCCGTGCGGGCTGAACCAGCTGTACAGCCTCCGCTACGGCACGGCGCCGGTGGTCCGCGCGACCGGGGGCCTGGCCGACACCGTCGTCAACGCCACGGAGGAGCACCTGAAAGCCGGCACGGCGACGGGCTTCTCGTTCGGCGAGTTCTCCGCACGGGCACTGTACGAAACGGTGAAGTGGGCGCTGTCGCTGTACCGGACGCGGCCGGCGGACTTCGCGCAGGTGGTGCGGACGGCGATGGCTCAGGACTGGGGCTGGGACCGCAGTGCGGCCGAGTACGAGGCGCTGTACCGTAAGGTGAGCCGGGTGGGGTGACGCGTCCGGGATCACGACAGGAGTCCGCTCGCGCGTAACGCCGCCGTTACCGCACCGACGGCGTCCGCGTCGCCGTCGGTCGTCACGGCCAGGGTGTCCGCCCCCCCGATTTCCCACTCACCGAGTTGCTTCAAGTACGTCTGCCACGTCGCGTCAGATGCGTCTCCCGTCCGGGCCGCGAGTCGTTCCCGCACCGTCTCCGGCCGCGCCTCACACACAACGCCCAGTACCGGCACCCGCCACGTGCGCGCGAGTTCGACCACCGCCCGCCGGCGGGCCGCGGCGCGGAACGTGGCGTCCAGCAGTACCCGCTTCCCCTCGAAGAGCAGCGCGTCGGCCCGCTTCAGACACTCGGCATAAGTCCGCTCCGTGTGCGCGGGGTCGTACAGTCCTGCGCCGCCGCGTTCGGTCTCGCGCAGGCCCGAGAGTTCCTTCCGGACCACGTCCGCGCGAATCACCTCGAACCCGGCTGCCGCCGCGACCCGCCTTGCGAGGTGGCTCTTGCCCGTTCCCGACAGCCCGCCGACGAAGAGCAGGGCCGGGCGGCTGGCGGGTTCGTCCAGCACGCCGAGCGCGAGGAGCCAGTGGCCGCGCGCCCGCGCCGCCGCCGCGACCCGGTCGGCGGCCGGAACCTCCGGCTCGGCCCACTCCATGCCCTCCACTTTCGCCCGTACGACCGCCCGGTACGCGACGTAGAACGGCAGCACGGCCGCAAGCTCGCGGTCGCCCGACGCGCGGACGTAGGCGCGCTCCAGGTCGGCCGCCAGGTCGGGCCGGTGGTGGAAGCGGAAGTCCATGAGAAGAAACGCCAGGTCGGCGGCCGGGTCGGCGTGGCGGAAGCGGGAACTGAACTCGATACAGTCGATGGCGAACGGCCGGCCGTCGGGGTGGGAGTAGACGTGATCGAGGTGCAGGTCGCCGTGCGTGTCCCGCGGTATACCGCGGGCAGCCCGCGCGTCGATCAGCGGACGCAGCCGGTCGAGCCACCCGTCGGTCTGCTCGCGGAGGCGGGTAAAGACTGCCGGGCTGACCGTGCCTCCGACGTGGGCCACAGTTTGGGCGAAGTTGTCGCGGGCGTTCGCGGCGACGACCTCGAACCGGCCGCCGACCGCGACCTCCGGCCCGCCCGCGGCGGTGCGGTGGAAGTCGGCCAGGAACGCGGCCAGGCGTTCCACGTCCGCCGGCCCGACTTCGTCGCGGCGCAGTCGGTCGAGGAGCGATGTTCCCTCCGGCAGCCGGACCATCTTCACCGCCCACTCGACGGGTTCGCCGTCGCCTTCGACGCGGAGCCGGCCGCCGGCCGCGGTCACAGGCACCACACCGAGGTAGACGTGCGGCGCGAGCCGGCGGTTGAGGCGGACCTCCTCCTCGCAGAAGTGCCGCCGCCGGTCCGGGGTGGAAAAGTCGAGGAAGCCGAAGTTCACCGGCTTCTTCACCTTATAGACGAATTCACCCGCAAGGAATACGGCGGAAATGTGCGTCTGCCGCACCTCGACGCAGTCGGGCGGCTCGGGGTAGGCTGCCGGGTCGGCAAGGCCGACGAGGAGGTCGGCTAGGGTCATCGGCAGGAACCCGCCCGTGGCGACTGTACGGCCCGCGCTGCGGGTGCTAAACTAGTGGTGCCACGGAGAGGTGGCAGAGTGGTTGAATGCGTCAGTCTCGAAAACTGATTTACCCGCAAGGGTAACGAGGGTTCGAATCCCTCCCTCTCCGCTTTCATGTCCGTGTGCTGACGGGCTCGTGACGCAAAGGCTTTATAAGCAACATCCTGCGTCACGGCTCCCCCGACGATCTCCCCCGCCTGGTGCACGTTTGGTGCACAAAGCGTGCACCGGGGGGAGTTCCGTGCCGCCGAAAAAGTCCCAACCCTCTCCGCGGTTCCGCGTCGGCAAGGTCAGTGTGTACGAGCACCACGGGGCGTGGTGGGTGTACTACCGCGACGACACCGGGCCGCACCGCAAGAAGGTCGCCGCCACCCGCGACCAGGCCGAACAGGTGGCCGCCCGGGTCAACTCGCAGCTCGCCAGCAACGAACCGACCCTGCTGACGTTCACGCCGATCGCTGTGGCCGAGCTGCGCAAGCAGTTCCTCGACTACCACGAACACGTCCTGCACTCCTCGGTCGGCACGCTCAAGCGTTACCGTTCCGCCACCCAGCATCTCGACGACTTCGTCCGCACCCTGCCTAAGCCGCCGCACGCCCACGACCTCAAGGTGGAGGCGTTCGCCGCCTACCTGCGGCGGGTCGAGGTCGCCCCGAACGGCCACCAGAACACTGCGAAGCGAAAGCTGCTCACGAAGGGCGTGCAATACGTCCTGGAGACGTGCCGGACGATGTTCACGTACGCGGTGAAACGCCGCCACCTACCGCCCTACGCCGGAAATCCGTTCTCCGAGCTGCCCCTCGACAAAATGCGGATCGAGGACGCCAAGCCGATCTTCGTCTTCACCGCCGACACCGAGATGAAGTTCTTGGCGGCGTGTTCGGCGTGGGCGTTCCCGATCAACTTCACGCTCGCCAAGACGGGGCTGCGGGTCGGCGAACTGGTCCACCTGCTGATCGAGGATGTGGACTTGGCCGGCGGATGGTTGCACGTCCACAACAAGGTCGAGCTGGGGTGGCGGGTGAAGACCGGCCAGGAGCGCACAGTCCCGCTCTTGGCCGAGATGGTGGCGGTGATCCGGGCGGTGATCGGCAAGCGAACCTGCGGCCCGGTGTTCTTGCGCGAGCGGCTGCGCGACCGGAAGCCGGTTGTTGTCGGCGACCGGCGCGAACTGGAGAAGGTGCTCCGCAACCGGCGGGCGGGCGAGGCCCGGCCGCTCACCAGGACCGAGGAGGCCGGGCTGGCGAAGAAGCTGTGGTGGGACGCCGGGGCGGTGAAGGCGGACAAGATCCGGCAGGTGTTCGGCCGGGTCACGGCCGCGATCGGGCACCCGGACTCGACCTGTCCGAAGTCGTGGCGTCACACGTTCGCTACCCTGCTCCAGGACGGGAACGTGGACCCGCTGATCCGCCAGCAGGTGATGGGCCACAAGCCGACGCTCAACGGCGGCCTGGGCATGACCGCGAATTACACCCACACCCGGCCGGAGACCCGCAAGGAGCAGGTCGAACGGGCACTCCGGCGGTGGTCGGGGTCGCTGGCCTACGCTCTGGAACGCCTCGGCCCGGTGTGAAATCGTCTGGTCGTGGGCCGGGCGAGAGTTTCGCCCGGCCCACG carries:
- the hpnE gene encoding hydroxysqualene dehydroxylase HpnE, with the translated sequence MIVVGGGLAGLAAAVGLAPRGFRVTVLEARPRLGGRAGSFTDPATGQLVDACQHVSMGCCTNFTHFCRTIGVEHLLAPQPRLTFVTPDRRRSVFKADPWPAPFHLGRALLGAHYLTPVEKLRVAWGLLALLSERPDADPPLREWLLAHRQTDRTIDRFWGVVLVSALNETVDRVGLRYARKVFRDGFVRHRDGFTVHVPAVPLGRFYDAELRAWLDRYGVEVVENCGVKRLTGAVSGVELRDGSRREADWFVLAAPFDRVPDLLPPELAADPFFAGAKELAPSPITSVHLWYDRPPLDLPHAVLVDCLGQWVFSRGEVAPGEFYLQVVVSAARPLKGLGRDEIQTRIGEELARVFPSVARATLLRSKVVTEHTATFSAVPGVDRLRPPQATPVPNLALAGDWTDTGWPATMEGAVRSGYLAAEAILARAGRPERLLRPDLGG
- the glgA gene encoding glycogen synthase GlgA — translated: MRILVASSEVAGLAKTGGLADVAASLPRALAGRGHQVAVVMPYYAAVRRTGTPVEKTGIALPVPLGGRTLACRLLRTRLPNSDVPVYLVEHPPFFERDDGPGRGLYQQGMPGGYKADYPDNAERFTFFSRAVLEAVPFLGFTPDVIHANDWQTGLVPVFLNEAYRTKPAYKHVRSLFTIHNIAYQGTFGPEVMKLTGLPGWLLNPGQLEFHGYLNFLKAGIVFADAVNTVSPTYAREITTPDFGCGLDGLLRGVSGKLSGIVNGCDYADWDPANDRHIAAKYTADTVTAGKAACKADLQKRFNLPQKPDVPVLGMVARLVSQKGVDLVLSAAPGFLDLGCQLVFLGDGDPEYHDELNDFKARHPDKVGVFLGFNEGLAHAVEAGSDLFLMPSRYEPCGLNQLYSLRYGTAPVVRATGGLADTVVNATEEHLKAGTATGFSFGEFSARALYETVKWALSLYRTRPADFAQVVRTAMAQDWGWDRSAAEYEALYRKVSRVG
- a CDS encoding bifunctional aminoglycoside phosphotransferase/ATP-binding protein; protein product: MTLADLLVGLADPAAYPEPPDCVEVRQTHISAVFLAGEFVYKVKKPVNFGFLDFSTPDRRRHFCEEEVRLNRRLAPHVYLGVVPVTAAGGRLRVEGDGEPVEWAVKMVRLPEGTSLLDRLRRDEVGPADVERLAAFLADFHRTAAGGPEVAVGGRFEVVAANARDNFAQTVAHVGGTVSPAVFTRLREQTDGWLDRLRPLIDARAARGIPRDTHGDLHLDHVYSHPDGRPFAIDCIEFSSRFRHADPAADLAFLLMDFRFHHRPDLAADLERAYVRASGDRELAAVLPFYVAYRAVVRAKVEGMEWAEPEVPAADRVAAAARARGHWLLALGVLDEPASRPALLFVGGLSGTGKSHLARRVAAAAGFEVIRADVVRKELSGLRETERGGAGLYDPAHTERTYAECLKRADALLFEGKRVLLDATFRAAARRRAVVELARTWRVPVLGVVCEARPETVRERLAARTGDASDATWQTYLKQLGEWEIGGADTLAVTTDGDADAVGAVTAALRASGLLS
- a CDS encoding tyrosine-type recombinase/integrase; this translates as MPPKKSQPSPRFRVGKVSVYEHHGAWWVYYRDDTGPHRKKVAATRDQAEQVAARVNSQLASNEPTLLTFTPIAVAELRKQFLDYHEHVLHSSVGTLKRYRSATQHLDDFVRTLPKPPHAHDLKVEAFAAYLRRVEVAPNGHQNTAKRKLLTKGVQYVLETCRTMFTYAVKRRHLPPYAGNPFSELPLDKMRIEDAKPIFVFTADTEMKFLAACSAWAFPINFTLAKTGLRVGELVHLLIEDVDLAGGWLHVHNKVELGWRVKTGQERTVPLLAEMVAVIRAVIGKRTCGPVFLRERLRDRKPVVVGDRRELEKVLRNRRAGEARPLTRTEEAGLAKKLWWDAGAVKADKIRQVFGRVTAAIGHPDSTCPKSWRHTFATLLQDGNVDPLIRQQVMGHKPTLNGGLGMTANYTHTRPETRKEQVERALRRWSGSLAYALERLGPV